From Streptomyces chrestomyceticus JCM 4735, one genomic window encodes:
- a CDS encoding GntR family transcriptional regulator: protein MLFRVDHTSPVPLGDQIAASVRGALAEGTVRSGERLPAARAVAESLGVNVHTVLRGYQRLKDEGLIELRRGRGAVVTGDASPARVRLTEQVGQLVAEARTLGLTDDEVVTLVRARLSMG, encoded by the coding sequence GTGCTCTTCCGTGTCGACCACACCTCCCCGGTCCCGCTCGGCGACCAGATCGCCGCCTCGGTACGCGGCGCGCTCGCCGAGGGCACCGTGCGGTCCGGCGAACGGCTGCCCGCGGCCCGTGCGGTCGCCGAGTCCCTGGGCGTCAACGTCCATACGGTGCTGCGCGGTTACCAGCGGCTGAAGGACGAGGGACTGATCGAACTCCGGCGCGGCCGGGGCGCCGTGGTGACCGGCGACGCCTCCCCGGCCCGGGTGCGTCTCACCGAGCAGGTGGGCCAACTGGTGGCCGAGGCCCGCACCCTCGGCCTCACGGACGACGAAGTCGTGACGCTGGTCCGGGCGAGGCTGTCGATGGGGTAG
- a CDS encoding DUF1648 domain-containing protein, with translation MNAAHAGPALGPPDARRPWRALIAVLPFLLAFAAVATVFWTLRDRMPDPLAVHFTADGTGDGVAAASDFLMTWAVVPLVFGAVIGVLVHRDEAAGALRWAIGTGYGLAGLFGCLGVSNLLVNADADDASAVRFPMTYLVMALGVAVLSGAVGWLCAGPDRVRADKVAGPSRSTPALALGDGERASWSRTVGSPALLVLGPGLLVAGVFIGVSGSWAGAAVFAVVCLLCVAFAGVRVTVDHQGLTVASSVVSRPRLRIPVARVAEAGVQRVSPLVDFGGWGYRIRSGRSGIVLRAGEALALRLTNGRVFLVTVDDAATAAALLNALAARTHTTGSGPGPGSGSGSGQGG, from the coding sequence ATGAATGCCGCGCATGCCGGACCCGCCCTCGGGCCGCCCGATGCCCGTCGCCCCTGGCGGGCGCTGATCGCCGTACTGCCGTTCCTCCTCGCCTTCGCGGCCGTCGCCACGGTCTTCTGGACCCTGCGCGACCGGATGCCCGATCCGCTGGCCGTGCACTTCACCGCCGACGGCACCGGTGACGGTGTCGCCGCCGCCTCCGATTTCCTCATGACGTGGGCGGTGGTGCCACTCGTCTTCGGTGCCGTCATCGGCGTACTGGTGCACCGCGACGAAGCGGCGGGCGCCCTGCGCTGGGCGATCGGCACGGGCTACGGACTGGCGGGCCTGTTCGGCTGTCTGGGGGTGTCGAACCTGCTGGTGAACGCGGACGCCGACGACGCGTCGGCGGTCCGGTTCCCGATGACGTACCTGGTCATGGCCCTGGGGGTGGCAGTGCTCAGCGGGGCCGTGGGGTGGCTGTGTGCCGGACCCGACCGGGTACGGGCGGACAAGGTGGCCGGGCCGTCGCGGAGTACGCCGGCCCTCGCGCTCGGGGACGGCGAGCGGGCGAGCTGGTCGCGGACCGTCGGCTCGCCCGCCCTGCTCGTCCTCGGCCCCGGGCTCCTGGTCGCGGGGGTGTTCATCGGTGTCTCGGGGAGCTGGGCAGGGGCGGCCGTCTTCGCCGTCGTGTGTCTGCTCTGTGTCGCGTTCGCGGGGGTACGGGTCACCGTCGACCACCAGGGGCTGACCGTCGCCTCGTCCGTGGTGTCGCGTCCCCGCCTGCGCATTCCCGTCGCCCGGGTGGCCGAAGCGGGTGTCCAGCGGGTCAGTCCGCTGGTCGACTTCGGCGGCTGGGGGTACCGGATACGGTCCGGGCGCAGTGGCATCGTGCTGCGCGCCGGCGAGGCCCTGGCGCTGCGGCTGACGAACGGCCGTGTGTTCTTGGTGACCGTCGACGACGCGGCCACCGCGGCGGCGCTCCTGAACGCGCTCGCGGCCAGGACCCACACGACCGGCTCGGGCCCCGGCCCCGGCTCCGGCTCCGGCTCCGGCCAAGGAGGCTGA
- a CDS encoding DUF3320 domain-containing protein produces the protein MANPSAFSDGEELERFKAILANWRTSLVDLSGRNRLLNFRHTKATTLEIAHPSAEELIEGLERGLDFAPLPDEEPDAQDSDGAKAQTRFAERRGTAYGIVTQKTTGPALLRALTRLRSKSTQLFNDYGLWTLQLGVGVLRWHEDGALTSSDAPILLLPVRIERLSNGRVRLVVNDDEEPRLNPALRVKLEQFYIDWSPVTEQDPTDLKAVIDAVTTAVAGKPGWQVSKRVVLALFASHKESMYQDLLDNEARILNSDLVRAVALGPKAGLPSDRFDFEEIDADRIDELAPPEESPLVLDADASQRQAVAAAVAGQSFVLDGPPGTGKSQTITNMIAGLMHAGRSVLFVSEKAAALDVVLDRLKSVGLDSYALPLHSHNTSRRAVAQELGKALEEEPRAPRLSQEAVARARAAREALSAYAEAMNEISQPLGRSLHDVIGRVGQLSEAHVAFLASEADGSARKQKVFDAAAISRQDLHLVIEATKAIAGAWQAVADPSFPWRDLKAGSPHPRPALDQAMAARDGLVATVARYQDLSEDGKPIEAEDGVRRLIKLLTLIESRRPVPETWLTAADFADTVENPVDDFASALKKVVRAQATACALAGSRWEELSPRLTPVPSEAERALAILSPAGIDPSELSEPRAIELAHEFEKTADSLERTHRGLTEIAQRLGLNIPDSAAAAEELCDVVALAGAEHRPLELWLVPGGASKADRAAVNVVADGLRAFFARRDTVLAAHARATAEAGPGWASISATIDMEPSASEQDLAGLEPSGLNLSPLTRSQAAEISDAFASLGATLESAEQHAAATARLLGRDRPRNTQEAEELIALVQLATASHRMLDTWLDPQVMSQVREACAEITEAACRLAEAEQAAQDIFRPETAVSPGLPDLIGRLSEGSRGIGGLLSSAVRADRKALGALTIAGSWRSELYARLPLALAWHTAHDRLRTLARTHTALLGPYTGTDLPDVPALEAALAHAGSVHRLAPDTVLDPHHRGLIAAQVADGRVPAPELLEHCSALSENLNTWRQALTRPRLTAVADDLAKCSLADAARWLHDHLDPLARAVDVIDTVASIGGRDDGPDFAYTLAGARAAIGAAQESQREAAGFAAEEDTHRRLCGSWYQGLDTDPAELRAHSFDAAQGPSDILELLHRAWVRHESTLGACADEEQRKLLGRYALDGGADTAALQDALEAAHTVEQLAPDTLTDPARRARLIAFLADERPVPHAVVRRTEPQLRTDLHNWREYAGQPHLAAAGERLLAGPLHDAARWLRAHVEPFEDAADLLHAVARVADTAVGVDSELSLSQARQAVTAVVDARAATTRFAEGAPRHDELLGDLYQGTATDKGAVLDALDWAQQVRRTAHGGHGAPLAAPAARLMLDAPADTSVADRHDDWQRQRDNLVAHFDVQRGRLLQRELRESLPAAVTCLSRLDSDPFGPEAWTTCSEALQQLRRYGLDGLPSQLAQRGVSAADFPASVERAVLTAWIERRFGLDARLKPMRAADRDQLVERFRDADRALVEAAHAEVIAACNARRPRRTNIGPASELRRQSQLKRRHKPVRQILGETRDVVQLIKPCFMMSPLTVSQFLPADFRFDVVIFDEASQVLPQDAVNSVYRGSALIVAGDQKQLPPTSFFSTGGEGDDDDEWDEEATDNFESVLDACKASGVLHGLPLRWHYRSRHENLIAFSNNDFYDNTMVTFPGAYEQSPDLGVAFFKADGVYDRGGRSNNPGEAAAVAQRVIHHFATRPELSLGVVALSKAQAEAIEEAVQKARTTRPDLDRFFTEDRLGGFFVKNLETVQGDERDVIILSVGYGPDHRGKLLSTFGPINRDGGWRRLNVAVTRARRRMEVVASFHGSELADSTNKSVQHLKRYLQYAERGPHILETAAADPDAAPESPFEEEVLGVLRDWGYSVQPQVGVAGFRIDMAIRHPAAPGSYALGIECDGVMYHSSRAARDRDRLREAVLRDLGWKLHRIWGTDWYRNRQDAMARLRAAVEEACAQDPFHVMPDEPVSEGTPAEGFAAQETAVDMGSAVTFVAVNDGPPAWSREYEEVTDAQLVNLRVTSAERRCMRDRGLQDPEAVGVVADVALSVIKVEGPMTEDLVVIRVRSAWGISRAGVVVRDSVRRALRKIHSAGQTIRVGEAFDVPGRELAFARTPTSTVARKVGQIPSVERRLVVGHVVEESPGVHREELLREVARFFGWTRLGPDIRDALTSDVDELVAKGVVREADGSLMPADGD, from the coding sequence GTGGCAAACCCGAGTGCTTTTAGCGACGGCGAAGAGCTGGAACGGTTCAAAGCGATCTTGGCCAACTGGCGGACATCGCTCGTCGATCTGAGTGGCCGCAACCGGCTCCTCAACTTCAGGCACACCAAGGCAACCACCCTGGAGATCGCGCATCCGTCGGCCGAGGAACTCATCGAGGGCCTGGAACGCGGCTTGGACTTCGCGCCGCTGCCCGACGAGGAACCCGACGCCCAGGACTCCGACGGGGCCAAGGCGCAAACACGATTCGCCGAACGGCGTGGCACCGCGTATGGGATCGTCACCCAGAAGACGACGGGTCCGGCGCTTCTGCGTGCGCTGACACGCCTGCGCAGCAAGTCCACCCAGCTCTTCAACGACTACGGTCTGTGGACTCTCCAGTTGGGCGTCGGCGTCCTCCGCTGGCACGAGGACGGCGCATTGACGAGCAGCGATGCGCCGATCCTTCTCCTTCCCGTGCGTATCGAGCGGTTGAGCAACGGGCGTGTCCGCCTGGTGGTCAACGACGACGAGGAACCGCGTCTCAACCCCGCGCTCAGGGTCAAACTGGAGCAGTTCTACATCGACTGGTCGCCCGTCACGGAACAGGATCCGACAGACCTCAAAGCCGTGATCGACGCGGTCACCACGGCAGTGGCGGGGAAACCGGGCTGGCAGGTTTCGAAGCGCGTGGTGCTGGCGCTCTTCGCCTCCCACAAGGAGTCGATGTATCAGGACTTGCTGGACAACGAGGCCCGCATCCTGAACAGCGATCTCGTACGGGCAGTGGCGCTCGGCCCCAAGGCAGGACTTCCGTCGGACCGCTTCGACTTCGAAGAGATCGACGCCGACCGGATCGACGAGCTCGCTCCGCCGGAGGAGAGCCCGCTCGTCCTCGATGCCGATGCGTCGCAGCGTCAGGCCGTCGCGGCCGCTGTCGCCGGGCAGTCCTTCGTACTCGACGGCCCACCGGGTACAGGCAAGAGCCAGACGATCACCAACATGATCGCCGGCCTGATGCACGCGGGCCGCAGCGTACTGTTCGTCAGTGAAAAGGCCGCCGCACTCGACGTGGTGCTGGATCGGCTGAAGTCCGTCGGACTCGACTCGTACGCCCTGCCTCTGCACAGCCACAACACCAGCCGCCGAGCCGTCGCTCAGGAGCTGGGAAAGGCTCTGGAGGAGGAGCCGCGAGCCCCACGGCTCTCCCAGGAGGCGGTCGCCCGGGCCCGCGCGGCGCGCGAGGCCCTCAGCGCCTACGCCGAGGCGATGAATGAGATCAGCCAGCCGCTCGGCCGAAGCCTGCACGATGTCATCGGCAGGGTTGGGCAACTGTCCGAGGCTCACGTGGCGTTCCTGGCTTCGGAGGCGGACGGCAGCGCCCGGAAGCAGAAGGTGTTCGACGCCGCAGCAATCAGCCGACAGGACCTGCACCTCGTCATCGAGGCGACGAAAGCCATTGCCGGTGCCTGGCAGGCGGTCGCCGATCCTTCTTTTCCTTGGCGGGACCTGAAGGCCGGAAGTCCTCATCCCCGTCCGGCGCTCGATCAGGCCATGGCCGCACGGGACGGGCTCGTCGCGACGGTGGCGCGTTACCAGGATCTCTCGGAAGACGGGAAGCCGATCGAGGCGGAGGACGGCGTCCGCCGGCTCATCAAGCTCCTCACGCTGATCGAGTCACGCCGCCCGGTGCCCGAAACATGGCTGACCGCTGCTGACTTCGCCGACACGGTGGAGAACCCGGTCGATGACTTCGCCTCCGCTTTGAAGAAGGTGGTCAGGGCGCAGGCCACGGCCTGCGCCCTGGCAGGGAGCCGCTGGGAGGAACTGTCACCACGGCTCACCCCCGTGCCGAGCGAAGCCGAGCGTGCCTTGGCCATACTCTCTCCGGCCGGTATCGATCCCTCCGAGCTGTCGGAGCCCCGCGCAATCGAGCTGGCCCACGAGTTCGAGAAGACGGCGGACAGTCTTGAGCGTACGCACCGCGGCCTCACCGAGATCGCGCAGCGGCTGGGGCTGAACATCCCGGACAGCGCTGCGGCAGCGGAAGAACTCTGCGATGTCGTCGCACTGGCCGGAGCCGAGCACCGGCCCCTCGAGCTGTGGCTCGTACCCGGAGGAGCATCCAAAGCGGACAGAGCGGCGGTGAACGTCGTCGCCGACGGTCTGCGCGCCTTCTTCGCCCGGCGTGACACGGTTCTGGCCGCCCATGCACGCGCGACCGCAGAGGCCGGGCCCGGCTGGGCCTCGATCTCCGCCACGATCGACATGGAACCGTCGGCGTCCGAGCAGGACCTTGCCGGTCTGGAGCCGTCCGGCTTGAACCTGAGCCCTCTGACACGTTCACAGGCCGCAGAGATCTCCGATGCGTTCGCGAGCCTGGGGGCGACCCTCGAATCGGCCGAGCAGCATGCCGCAGCCACGGCCCGACTTCTCGGACGTGACCGGCCGAGGAACACACAGGAAGCCGAGGAGCTGATCGCCCTCGTGCAGTTGGCCACGGCCTCGCACCGGATGCTGGACACGTGGCTCGATCCTCAGGTGATGTCTCAGGTACGGGAGGCCTGCGCGGAGATCACCGAAGCCGCATGCCGGCTCGCTGAGGCCGAGCAGGCCGCGCAGGACATCTTCCGGCCCGAGACCGCCGTCTCCCCCGGGCTGCCGGACCTGATAGGCCGCTTGTCCGAAGGCTCACGCGGAATCGGCGGTCTGTTGTCCAGCGCTGTGCGCGCAGACCGCAAGGCACTTGGGGCATTGACGATCGCGGGCTCGTGGCGCAGTGAGCTGTACGCCCGGTTGCCGCTCGCTCTGGCCTGGCACACCGCTCACGACCGCCTGCGGACTCTCGCCCGTACGCACACCGCTCTTCTCGGCCCCTACACGGGGACGGATCTGCCCGACGTGCCTGCCTTGGAGGCGGCACTGGCGCACGCCGGCTCCGTGCACCGGCTCGCGCCGGACACGGTCCTGGACCCGCACCATCGCGGTCTGATTGCTGCCCAGGTCGCGGACGGTCGCGTCCCGGCCCCGGAATTGCTGGAGCACTGTAGTGCCCTGAGCGAGAACCTGAACACCTGGCGGCAGGCCTTGACACGCCCCCGCCTTACGGCCGTCGCGGACGATCTCGCCAAGTGCTCTCTTGCCGACGCCGCCCGCTGGCTCCACGACCACCTGGATCCGCTCGCTCGGGCCGTCGACGTCATCGATACGGTCGCCTCCATCGGCGGTCGCGACGACGGTCCTGATTTCGCGTACACGCTTGCAGGCGCTCGGGCGGCGATTGGCGCCGCACAGGAGAGCCAGCGAGAGGCCGCCGGGTTCGCGGCCGAGGAGGACACTCACCGTCGCCTGTGCGGTTCCTGGTACCAGGGACTGGACACCGATCCCGCCGAGCTGCGTGCGCATTCTTTCGACGCAGCGCAGGGACCGAGCGACATCCTCGAACTCCTGCACCGGGCCTGGGTCCGCCACGAATCCACCCTGGGCGCCTGCGCCGATGAGGAGCAGCGCAAGCTGCTCGGTCGGTACGCGCTCGACGGCGGTGCCGACACCGCCGCGCTGCAGGACGCCCTGGAAGCCGCGCACACCGTGGAACAGCTGGCACCGGACACCCTCACCGATCCCGCACGTCGGGCACGTCTTATCGCCTTCCTCGCGGACGAACGTCCCGTTCCGCACGCCGTTGTGCGACGGACGGAGCCGCAGCTCCGTACCGACCTGCACAACTGGCGGGAGTACGCCGGTCAGCCGCACCTCGCAGCCGCAGGCGAACGTCTGCTCGCCGGCCCGCTGCACGACGCGGCGCGCTGGCTGCGTGCCCACGTCGAACCCTTCGAGGACGCGGCCGACCTTCTCCACGCTGTGGCGCGCGTCGCCGACACCGCTGTCGGCGTCGACAGTGAACTGTCTCTCTCGCAGGCTCGCCAGGCAGTGACGGCAGTGGTCGACGCGCGGGCAGCCACTACACGGTTCGCCGAGGGCGCCCCACGTCACGATGAGCTGCTCGGTGACCTCTACCAGGGCACAGCGACCGACAAGGGAGCTGTACTCGACGCTCTGGACTGGGCCCAGCAGGTACGCCGGACAGCACACGGAGGCCACGGAGCGCCTCTGGCCGCCCCAGCAGCCCGGCTGATGCTGGACGCCCCCGCCGACACGTCCGTGGCCGACCGCCACGACGACTGGCAGCGCCAGCGGGACAACCTCGTCGCCCACTTCGACGTGCAACGCGGCCGTCTTCTGCAGCGCGAGCTCCGGGAGTCGCTGCCCGCTGCTGTGACCTGCCTGTCCCGGCTGGACAGTGACCCCTTCGGCCCCGAGGCATGGACCACGTGCTCCGAGGCACTCCAGCAATTGCGACGGTACGGCCTGGACGGGCTGCCCTCCCAGCTCGCGCAGCGCGGCGTGTCCGCGGCCGACTTCCCCGCTTCCGTCGAACGCGCGGTCCTCACTGCCTGGATTGAGCGACGCTTCGGACTCGACGCCCGGCTCAAACCCATGCGTGCGGCGGACCGCGATCAGCTCGTCGAGCGATTCCGAGACGCGGATCGCGCCCTTGTGGAGGCTGCCCACGCCGAGGTCATCGCGGCATGCAATGCCCGCCGCCCGCGCCGAACCAACATCGGCCCCGCATCTGAGTTGCGCCGACAGTCGCAACTGAAGCGCCGTCACAAGCCGGTACGACAAATACTGGGCGAGACACGGGACGTCGTGCAGCTCATCAAGCCCTGCTTCATGATGAGTCCCCTGACGGTCAGCCAGTTCCTGCCCGCGGATTTCCGCTTCGATGTCGTCATCTTCGACGAGGCGTCCCAGGTACTGCCGCAGGACGCGGTGAACTCCGTCTACCGCGGCAGCGCGCTCATCGTGGCAGGCGACCAGAAGCAGCTACCGCCGACCTCGTTCTTCAGCACAGGCGGCGAAGGCGACGATGATGACGAATGGGACGAGGAGGCCACAGACAACTTCGAGTCCGTGCTCGACGCCTGCAAGGCCAGCGGCGTGCTGCACGGCCTGCCGCTGCGATGGCACTACCGAAGCCGCCACGAGAACCTCATCGCCTTCAGCAACAACGACTTCTACGACAACACCATGGTGACCTTTCCGGGCGCTTACGAGCAGAGCCCGGACCTCGGCGTCGCTTTCTTCAAGGCCGACGGTGTCTACGACCGGGGCGGTCGAAGCAACAACCCGGGCGAGGCGGCAGCGGTCGCGCAGCGCGTGATCCACCACTTCGCCACCAGGCCAGAGCTCAGCCTGGGTGTGGTCGCCCTGTCCAAGGCACAGGCGGAGGCCATCGAGGAAGCCGTCCAGAAGGCACGAACCACCCGGCCCGACCTCGATCGCTTCTTCACCGAAGATCGCCTCGGCGGCTTCTTCGTCAAGAACCTGGAAACTGTCCAGGGCGACGAGCGCGATGTCATCATCCTGTCCGTCGGCTATGGTCCGGACCACCGAGGCAAGCTGCTCTCGACGTTCGGCCCCATCAACAGGGACGGCGGCTGGCGCCGTCTCAACGTCGCCGTGACCCGCGCCAGGCGACGCATGGAGGTCGTCGCCTCCTTCCATGGCTCCGAGCTGGCCGACAGCACCAACAAGAGCGTCCAGCACCTGAAGCGCTACCTCCAGTACGCCGAGCGCGGCCCCCACATCCTGGAGACGGCTGCGGCCGACCCGGACGCCGCGCCGGAGAGCCCCTTCGAGGAAGAGGTCCTGGGCGTCCTGCGCGACTGGGGCTACTCCGTACAGCCCCAGGTCGGCGTCGCCGGTTTCCGCATCGACATGGCGATACGGCACCCCGCCGCCCCAGGCAGCTACGCCCTCGGCATCGAATGCGACGGCGTCATGTACCACTCCTCGCGCGCGGCCCGCGACCGCGACCGGCTGCGGGAGGCCGTACTACGTGACCTCGGCTGGAAGCTGCACCGCATCTGGGGCACGGATTGGTACCGCAACCGCCAGGACGCGATGGCGCGCCTGCGCGCCGCGGTGGAGGAGGCGTGTGCACAGGATCCGTTTCATGTGATGCCGGATGAGCCGGTCAGTGAGGGGACGCCTGCGGAGGGATTCGCCGCACAGGAGACGGCGGTGGACATGGGGTCGGCGGTGACGTTCGTGGCGGTGAACGACGGTCCGCCGGCGTGGAGCCGGGAGTACGAGGAAGTCACCGACGCTCAACTGGTCAACCTGCGAGTCACGTCCGCCGAGCGTCGCTGCATGCGGGATCGGGGGCTGCAGGACCCGGAAGCCGTGGGAGTCGTCGCCGACGTCGCCCTCTCCGTGATCAAGGTTGAGGGCCCGATGACGGAGGACCTGGTGGTTATCCGGGTCCGTTCTGCGTGGGGTATCTCGAGGGCGGGCGTGGTGGTGCGGGACTCGGTTCGTCGAGCGCTGCGAAAAATCCATTCCGCGGGCCAGACCATACGAGTCGGCGAAGCGTTTGACGTTCCCGGCCGGGAGCTGGCCTTCGCTCGCACTCCGACATCGACCGTGGCGCGCAAAGTCGGGCAGATCCCATCGGTCGAGCGGCGCCTCGTCGTGGGGCACGTCGTCGAGGAAAGTCCGGGCGTCCACCGAGAGGAGCTGCTCCGTGAGGTCGCGCGCTTCTTCGGGTGGACACGGCTGGGCCCTGATATCAGGGATGCGCTCACGAGCGATGTGGACGAGCTCGTCGCGAAGGGGGTGGTTCGTGAAGCCGACGGCTCCCTGATGCCCGCGGACGGTGACTGA
- a CDS encoding DNA-binding protein: MTDRVETPLTFREIFNLPVSVDLRTAARAFGMCLSTAYRLVAQDAFPCSTVRVGWRHRVLTVELLRALGIEEHPVFADEVADGVALTLFD; encoded by the coding sequence ATGACCGACCGCGTCGAGACACCCCTCACCTTCCGCGAGATCTTCAACCTTCCGGTCAGCGTCGATCTGCGAACGGCGGCCAGGGCGTTCGGTATGTGCCTGAGCACCGCCTACCGGCTGGTGGCGCAGGATGCCTTCCCCTGCTCCACGGTTCGGGTCGGCTGGCGCCACCGGGTGCTCACCGTGGAGCTGCTGCGTGCACTGGGCATCGAGGAGCATCCGGTCTTCGCCGACGAGGTCGCCGACGGAGTGGCGCTCACTCTCTTCGACTGA
- a CDS encoding S-type pyocin domain-containing protein: MRAEEDRSTDNVSVFRRPQGVAEAGAVHRAVPEAHCEGAAPPATVLNAERGIINTGTVHGGQHMTAIEISGHSDGGADSGS, from the coding sequence ATGCGAGCAGAAGAAGATCGCAGTACGGACAACGTCAGTGTGTTCCGTCGGCCGCAGGGGGTCGCCGAGGCAGGAGCCGTCCATCGCGCAGTGCCGGAAGCCCACTGTGAGGGGGCAGCTCCGCCTGCGACGGTCTTGAACGCCGAACGCGGGATCATCAACACCGGCACCGTCCACGGTGGCCAGCACATGACCGCCATCGAGATTTCCGGCCACTCTGACGGTGGAGCCGACAGTGGCAGCTGA